A part of Streptomyces sp. NBC_01497 genomic DNA contains:
- a CDS encoding winged helix-turn-helix transcriptional regulator → MSRLRAMPRRRSYDQYCAAARALDTVGDRWALLIVRELLAGPRRYTDLHADLPGVSTDVLASRLRDMERDELVTRRKLPPPAAAVVYELTPRGAGLLPVLGALAAWGAPDLGEPGPTDAVRAHWFALPMLRILGERAGAAAGTVDVRLDEGTFHVHLGAAPAPRPAGAAGASEAMPASGAAHARDAARGAGGAAGTAVAAVARVPGTAYGEGPAPAGPDAALALDTATCRALCGGTLAFAEAVGAGSVVVEGDGPLAKALRGP, encoded by the coding sequence ATGTCTAGACTGCGAGCCATGCCACGTCGCCGAAGCTACGACCAGTACTGCGCAGCGGCCCGCGCCCTCGACACCGTCGGGGACCGCTGGGCCCTGCTGATCGTCCGGGAGCTGCTGGCGGGACCCCGCCGCTACACGGACCTCCACGCCGACCTGCCGGGCGTCAGCACGGACGTCCTGGCCTCCCGCCTGCGGGACATGGAGCGCGACGAACTGGTCACCCGCCGGAAGCTGCCGCCGCCCGCCGCGGCCGTGGTGTACGAACTGACCCCGCGCGGGGCGGGGTTGCTGCCGGTTCTCGGCGCACTGGCCGCCTGGGGCGCGCCCGACCTCGGCGAGCCGGGACCCACGGACGCGGTACGGGCGCACTGGTTCGCCCTGCCGATGCTGCGCATCCTCGGGGAACGGGCGGGGGCCGCGGCGGGCACGGTGGACGTACGGCTGGACGAGGGCACGTTCCACGTACACCTGGGTGCGGCGCCCGCGCCCCGTCCCGCGGGTGCGGCCGGAGCTTCGGAAGCGATGCCCGCGTCGGGCGCCGCCCACGCCAGGGACGCGGCACGTGGGGCAGGCGGTGCGGCGGGGACGGCCGTGGCCGCCGTCGCGCGGGTGCCGGGAACGGCGTACGGCGAGGGCCCGGCCCCCGCCGGCCCCGACGCGGCCCTCGCCCTCGACACGGCCACCTGCCGCGCGCTGTGCGGCGGCACACTGGCGTTCGCCGAGGCCGTGGGAGCGGGCTCGGTCGTCGTCGAGGGGGACGGCCCGCTGGCGAAGGCACTGCGCGGACCGTGA
- a CDS encoding DUF3574 domain-containing protein: MTTFFLPHRSSLLALGCAVTALFGVGAPSSYTGLDSGSAARHSAHRTSQDTPPGAGRPAVPAAPRGAEPPAAAYTETRLFFGTERPDGGPAVTEAQFAAFVDREVTPSFPEGLTVQDGRGQWRDAHGTIERERSHELILLYPRSEAARRDGAIERARAAYVRTYAQDSVARLDEPARADF; the protein is encoded by the coding sequence GTGACGACCTTCTTCCTGCCCCACCGCTCCAGCCTGCTCGCGCTCGGCTGCGCGGTGACCGCCCTGTTCGGCGTGGGCGCGCCCAGCTCGTACACCGGCCTCGACTCCGGATCCGCCGCGCGGCACAGCGCGCACCGCACGAGCCAGGACACACCACCGGGCGCCGGCCGGCCCGCCGTCCCGGCCGCGCCGCGCGGGGCGGAACCGCCCGCCGCCGCCTACACGGAGACCCGGCTGTTCTTCGGCACCGAACGCCCCGACGGCGGCCCGGCCGTCACCGAGGCGCAGTTCGCGGCGTTCGTCGACCGCGAGGTCACCCCGTCCTTCCCGGAAGGCCTGACCGTGCAGGACGGCCGGGGCCAGTGGCGCGACGCGCACGGCACCATCGAGCGGGAGCGCAGCCACGAACTGATCCTGCTGTACCCGAGGAGCGAGGCGGCCCGCCGCGACGGCGCCATCGAGCGGGCCAGGGCCGCGTACGTGCGCACGTACGCCCAGGACTCCGTGGCCCGCCTGGACGAGCCGGCCCGCGCCGACTTCTGA
- a CDS encoding TerD family protein, with protein MSKGQAISLEKRGGGTLTAVRMGLGWQAAKRRGLFGMRNRDIDLDASAVLFADKQPVDVVFFRHLVSDDGSVRHTGDNLVGGEGQGGDDESILVDLAQVPAHIDQIVFTVNSFTGQTFQEVSNAFCRLVDETNGEELARYTLDGGGQYTAQIMAKVHRSGAGWQMTALGSAANGRTFQDLMPAILPHL; from the coding sequence CTGAGCAAGGGCCAGGCGATCAGCCTGGAGAAGAGGGGCGGGGGAACCCTCACCGCGGTGCGCATGGGGCTCGGCTGGCAGGCGGCCAAGCGCCGCGGCCTGTTCGGGATGCGCAATCGCGATATCGACCTGGACGCCTCGGCGGTCCTCTTCGCCGACAAGCAGCCGGTCGACGTGGTCTTCTTCCGTCACCTCGTCAGTGACGACGGGTCGGTGCGCCACACCGGGGACAACCTCGTGGGCGGCGAAGGACAGGGCGGGGACGACGAGTCGATCCTGGTGGACCTGGCGCAGGTGCCGGCGCACATCGACCAGATCGTCTTCACGGTCAACTCCTTCACGGGCCAGACGTTCCAGGAGGTGAGCAACGCCTTCTGCCGCCTCGTGGACGAGACGAACGGCGAGGAGCTGGCCCGCTACACGCTGGACGGCGGCGGCCAGTACACGGCGCAGATCATGGCGAAGGTCCACCGCTCGGGTGCGGGCTGGCAGATGACCGCCCTGGGCAGCGCGGCCAACGGCCGTACCTTTCAGGACCTGATGCCGGCGATCCTCCCGCACCTCTGA
- the fdhA gene encoding formaldehyde dehydrogenase, glutathione-independent, whose protein sequence is MAGGNRAVAYIEPGVVQVQTTDYPTLELKDGPGVAPQNVGRICRHGVIIKILATNICGSDQHMVRGRTTAPEGLILGHEITGEVVERGPDVEFIDVGDVVSVPFNIACGRCRNCKERQTSICENVNPGRPGAAYGYVDMGGWVGGQAKFVMVPYADFNLLKFADRDAAMDKLLDLTMLSDIFPTGYHGAITAGTEVGSTVYVAGAGPVGLAAAAAAQLIGAAVVIVGDLNPERLAQARSFGCETVDLTKGPLEDQIAQILGEPEVDAAVDAVGFEAKGHGKDAGEAPATVLNSLMSTVRAGGALGIPGLYVTDDPRGVDADAQTGTLKVRLGLGWAKAHRFYTGQTPVMKYHRQLAMAILHDKVQIAKAVNATVISLDDAPRGYEEFDKGASRKYVLNPNGALDHAMAA, encoded by the coding sequence ATGGCTGGAGGAAACAGGGCGGTCGCCTACATCGAACCGGGCGTGGTGCAGGTACAGACCACGGACTACCCGACGCTGGAACTGAAGGACGGGCCGGGCGTGGCCCCCCAGAACGTCGGCAGGATCTGCCGGCACGGCGTCATCATCAAGATCCTCGCCACCAACATCTGCGGCAGCGACCAGCACATGGTGCGTGGCAGGACGACGGCCCCCGAGGGACTCATCCTCGGACACGAGATCACCGGCGAGGTGGTGGAGCGCGGGCCCGACGTCGAGTTCATCGACGTCGGCGACGTCGTCTCCGTCCCGTTCAACATCGCCTGTGGACGGTGCCGCAACTGCAAGGAGCGGCAGACCAGCATCTGCGAGAACGTCAACCCCGGACGTCCCGGCGCCGCCTACGGCTACGTCGACATGGGCGGCTGGGTCGGTGGCCAGGCGAAGTTCGTGATGGTGCCGTACGCGGACTTCAACCTGCTGAAGTTCGCCGACCGGGACGCGGCGATGGACAAGCTCCTCGACCTCACGATGCTGTCGGACATCTTCCCGACCGGCTACCACGGCGCGATCACCGCCGGTACGGAGGTCGGCTCGACGGTGTACGTGGCGGGCGCGGGCCCGGTGGGCCTCGCGGCCGCGGCGGCGGCGCAGCTGATCGGGGCCGCCGTGGTCATCGTCGGCGACCTCAACCCGGAACGGCTCGCCCAGGCCCGCAGCTTCGGCTGCGAGACGGTCGACCTGACGAAAGGGCCGCTGGAGGACCAGATCGCTCAGATCCTCGGCGAGCCCGAGGTGGACGCGGCGGTCGACGCGGTCGGCTTCGAGGCCAAGGGCCACGGCAAGGACGCGGGCGAGGCACCGGCGACGGTCCTCAACTCCCTGATGAGCACGGTCAGGGCGGGCGGCGCGCTGGGCATCCCCGGCCTCTACGTGACGGACGACCCGCGGGGCGTGGACGCGGACGCCCAGACCGGCACGCTGAAGGTACGGCTCGGGCTCGGCTGGGCGAAGGCCCACCGCTTCTACACGGGGCAGACCCCCGTGATGAAGTACCACCGCCAGCTCGCGATGGCGATCCTGCACGACAAGGTGCAGATCGCGAAGGCGGTGAACGCGACGGTGATCTCGCTGGACGACGCGCCGCGCGGGTACGAGGAGTTCGACAAGGGCGCCAGCCGCAAGTACGTGCTGAACCCCAACGGCGCCCTGGACCATGCGATGGCGGCGTAG
- a CDS encoding uridine kinase: MRLEAITWERLTDALADRLLTSEPRDGASRLRVGLDGAPAAGTGRPAAALAEALRLRGRPSVVVDTEGFLRPASLRYEYGREDPDAYYGGWYDTGALWREVFGPLEAGGTGRVLPDLWDPETDRATRSEPEQLPPGGVLLLHGPLLLGQWFPFDLTVHLDLSPAALHRLTPTERRWTLPAFERYAAETDPRGSADVIVRADRPEHPAWTGLPD, from the coding sequence GTGCGACTCGAAGCGATCACCTGGGAACGGCTGACCGACGCCCTCGCCGACCGGCTGCTGACGAGCGAACCGCGCGACGGCGCCTCCCGGCTGCGCGTCGGCCTCGACGGCGCGCCCGCGGCCGGTACCGGGCGTCCCGCGGCGGCGCTCGCCGAGGCGCTGCGGCTGCGGGGCCGCCCGTCGGTCGTCGTCGACACGGAGGGCTTCCTGCGACCCGCCTCGCTGCGCTACGAGTACGGGCGCGAGGACCCCGACGCGTACTACGGCGGCTGGTACGACACCGGCGCGCTGTGGCGCGAGGTCTTCGGCCCGCTGGAGGCGGGCGGAACGGGGCGCGTCCTGCCGGACCTGTGGGACCCGGAGACCGACCGCGCCACCCGCAGCGAACCGGAACAACTGCCGCCCGGGGGCGTGCTTTTGCTGCACGGGCCGCTGCTGCTCGGCCAGTGGTTCCCCTTCGACCTGACGGTGCACCTGGACCTGTCACCGGCCGCGCTGCACCGCCTCACCCCCACGGAGCGGCGCTGGACCCTCCCCGCCTTCGAACGCTACGCGGCCGAGACCGACCCGCGCGGCTCGGCGGACGTGATCGTGCGCGCAGACCGCCCCGAACACCCGGCCTGGACGGGCCTGCCCGACTGA
- the uvrB gene encoding excinuclease ABC subunit UvrB, with amino-acid sequence MRPVTQIERTLAPFEVVSPYQPSGDQPAAIADLERRVRAGENDVVLLGATGTGKSATTAWMIEKLQRPTLVMAPNKTLAAQLANEFRELLPNNAVEYFVSYYDYYQPEAYVPQSDTYIEKDSSINEEVERLRHSATNSLLTRRDVVVVASVSCIYGLGTPQEYVDRMVPLRVGGEYDRDDLLRRFVEIQYTRNDVAFQRGTFRVRGDTIEIFPVYEELAVRIEMFGDEIEALSTLHPLTGEVISQDEYLYIFPASHYVAGPERMERAVGDIEEELERRLAELDKQGKLLESQRLRMRTTYDIEMMRQIGSCSGIENYSMHFDGRDYGSPPNTLLDYFPEDFLLVIDESHVTVPQIGAMYEGDASRKRTLVDHGFRLPSALDNRPLKWEEFQKRVGQTVYLSATPGAYELSRGDGVVEQIIRPTGLIDPEVVVKPTQGQIDDLVHEIRERTEKDERVLVTTLTKKMSEDLTEYFLELGIRVRYLHSDVDTLRRVELLRELRAGEYDVLVGINLLREGLDLPEVSLVAILDADKEGFLRSGTSLIQTIGRAARNVSGQVHMYADKITPAMARAIDETNRRREKQIAYNTERGLDPQPLRKKINDIVATIAREEIDTDSLLGTGYRQTKSGKNGKPAKAPVPSLGAAARGGKGSEGGEVLTDRPATELAGMIEEMTDRMRAAAGDLQFEVAARLRDEVGELKKELRQMREAGLA; translated from the coding sequence ATGCGGCCCGTAACTCAGATCGAACGCACTCTGGCGCCTTTCGAGGTCGTCAGCCCCTATCAGCCGAGCGGCGATCAGCCGGCAGCCATCGCCGACCTTGAGCGGCGCGTCCGCGCCGGGGAGAACGATGTCGTCCTGCTCGGCGCGACGGGCACGGGCAAGTCAGCCACCACGGCCTGGATGATCGAGAAACTCCAGCGGCCGACCCTGGTCATGGCGCCGAACAAGACGCTGGCCGCCCAGCTGGCGAACGAGTTCCGTGAGCTGCTGCCGAACAACGCGGTCGAGTACTTCGTCTCGTACTACGACTACTACCAGCCCGAGGCGTACGTGCCGCAGTCGGACACGTACATCGAGAAGGACTCCTCCATCAACGAGGAGGTCGAGAGGCTGCGCCACTCCGCGACGAACTCGCTGCTCACCCGGCGGGACGTGGTGGTCGTGGCCTCCGTGTCGTGCATCTACGGCCTGGGCACACCGCAGGAGTACGTGGACCGCATGGTGCCGCTGAGGGTCGGCGGCGAGTACGACAGGGACGACCTGCTCCGGCGTTTCGTCGAGATCCAGTACACGCGCAACGACGTCGCCTTCCAGCGCGGCACCTTCCGGGTCCGGGGCGACACGATCGAGATCTTCCCGGTCTACGAGGAACTCGCGGTCCGCATCGAGATGTTCGGGGACGAGATCGAGGCGCTGTCCACGCTGCACCCGCTGACCGGCGAGGTGATCAGCCAGGACGAGTACCTGTACATCTTCCCCGCGAGCCACTACGTGGCCGGCCCCGAGCGCATGGAGCGCGCGGTGGGCGACATCGAGGAGGAGCTGGAGCGGCGCCTCGCCGAACTGGACAAGCAGGGCAAGCTCCTGGAGTCCCAGCGGCTGCGCATGCGCACGACGTACGACATCGAGATGATGCGCCAGATCGGGTCCTGCTCCGGCATCGAGAACTACTCGATGCACTTCGACGGCCGCGACTACGGATCCCCGCCCAACACCCTCCTGGACTACTTCCCCGAGGACTTCCTCCTCGTCATCGACGAGTCGCACGTCACCGTCCCGCAGATCGGCGCGATGTACGAGGGTGACGCGTCCCGCAAGCGCACGCTGGTGGACCACGGTTTCCGGCTGCCGTCAGCGCTCGACAACCGGCCGCTGAAGTGGGAGGAGTTCCAAAAGCGCGTCGGCCAGACCGTCTACCTGTCGGCCACGCCCGGCGCCTACGAGCTCTCCCGGGGCGACGGTGTGGTCGAGCAGATCATCCGGCCGACCGGGCTGATCGACCCGGAGGTCGTCGTCAAGCCGACGCAGGGCCAGATCGACGACCTGGTGCACGAGATCAGGGAGCGCACGGAGAAGGACGAGCGCGTCCTTGTCACCACACTCACCAAGAAGATGTCCGAGGACCTCACGGAGTACTTCCTCGAACTGGGCATCCGGGTCCGCTACCTGCACAGCGACGTCGACACCCTGCGCCGGGTGGAGCTGCTGCGCGAGCTGCGCGCCGGCGAGTACGACGTGCTGGTCGGTATCAACCTCCTGCGGGAGGGGCTGGACCTGCCCGAGGTCTCGCTCGTGGCGATCCTCGACGCCGACAAGGAGGGCTTCCTGCGCTCGGGCACGTCACTGATCCAGACGATCGGCCGCGCCGCGCGGAACGTGTCGGGCCAGGTGCACATGTACGCGGACAAGATCACGCCCGCGATGGCGCGCGCCATCGACGAGACCAACAGGCGGCGTGAGAAGCAGATCGCGTACAACACGGAGCGCGGTCTGGACCCGCAGCCGCTGCGCAAGAAGATCAACGACATCGTGGCGACGATCGCGCGCGAGGAGATCGACACGGACTCCCTGCTGGGCACGGGCTACCGGCAGACCAAGAGCGGCAAGAACGGCAAGCCGGCCAAGGCGCCCGTGCCCTCCCTCGGCGCCGCGGCCAGGGGCGGCAAGGGGTCCGAGGGCGGCGAGGTCCTCACGGACCGGCCCGCGACTGAACTGGCCGGGATGATCGAGGAGATGACGGACCGGATGCGGGCCGCCGCGGGAGACCTCCAGTTCGAGGTGGCCGCGCGCCTGCGCGACGAGGTCGGTGAGCTGAAGAAGGAGCTGCGGCAGATGCGGGAGGCGGGCCTGGCCTGA
- a CDS encoding MHYT domain-containing protein has protein sequence MQGTVNGFSYGLVTPVVAFLMACLGGALGLRCAAPSLRGRVPWRPGVLVLATIAIGCGVWTMHFVAMTGFSVDQVGVGYDRPTMLASLGVGLLMIGAGLFVVGYRGATRMSLATGGTLTGLGIASMHYLGMAGLRIHGQIEYSTVTVVASVAVGVAASVAALYATARQRGAVAGLTAVACLGGAATGMHYLAMAGSQVHLAAPAPATHPAGGSDLGLLLPMLAGPVVFLVLAGLVMIFEPQLLSGSAAPRRTTAPDASRARTGGPVQDGGSWAPGAGGMLPAPRLRPRRHHPQGRAPQERAPQPVRRGSSDLHDW, from the coding sequence ATGCAGGGGACTGTCAACGGATTCAGCTACGGCCTCGTCACGCCGGTCGTCGCCTTCCTGATGGCGTGCCTGGGCGGGGCACTCGGTCTGCGCTGCGCCGCCCCCTCCCTGCGCGGACGGGTGCCGTGGCGCCCCGGTGTGCTGGTCCTCGCCACGATCGCCATCGGCTGCGGTGTGTGGACCATGCACTTCGTCGCGATGACCGGGTTCTCCGTCGACCAGGTCGGCGTCGGCTACGACCGCCCGACCATGCTCGCGAGCCTCGGTGTGGGTCTGCTGATGATCGGTGCGGGACTGTTCGTCGTCGGGTACCGCGGCGCCACCAGGATGTCTCTCGCCACCGGCGGCACGCTGACCGGGCTGGGCATCGCGAGCATGCACTACCTCGGCATGGCCGGCCTGCGGATCCACGGGCAGATCGAGTACAGCACCGTCACGGTGGTCGCCTCGGTCGCCGTCGGTGTCGCGGCCTCGGTCGCCGCGCTGTACGCGACGGCCCGGCAGCGGGGCGCCGTGGCGGGCCTGACCGCCGTGGCCTGCCTCGGGGGCGCCGCCACCGGGATGCACTATCTCGCGATGGCCGGCTCTCAGGTGCACCTGGCGGCCCCCGCGCCCGCGACGCACCCGGCGGGCGGCTCCGACCTGGGGCTGCTGCTGCCGATGCTCGCCGGTCCTGTCGTCTTCCTGGTGCTCGCCGGACTCGTCATGATCTTCGAGCCGCAACTGCTCTCCGGCTCGGCCGCGCCGCGCCGTACGACGGCGCCGGACGCCTCCAGGGCCCGCACGGGCGGCCCCGTGCAGGACGGGGGCTCCTGGGCCCCGGGCGCGGGCGGCATGCTCCCCGCCCCGCGCCTGCGGCCCCGCCGCCACCACCCGCAGGGGCGGGCGCCGCAGGAGCGGGCGCCCCAGCCCGTACGGCGTGGCTCGTCCGACCTCCACGACTGGTGA
- a CDS encoding TerC family protein translates to MDISLTLWLLTVLGLTALIAIDFFIGRKPHEVSVREAGVWTVVWLALAGVFGLGLMVFGSGKAGGEFFAGYVTEKSLSVDNLFVFIVIMAKFAVPLRLQQRVLLFGVLIALVLRAGFIAAGAAVLASFSWVFFLFGAFLIYTAWKLIQEARSDHDGDEEWEENRLLKSIERRFGVADKYHDTKLFIRRGGKRVLTPLMVVMLAIGTTDVMFALDSIPAIFGLTQDPYIVFTANAFALMGLRQLYFLIGGLMKKLVHLSYGLSVILGFIGVKLVLHALHELGVHVPEIGITLSLSVIGGVLLITTVTSLIATRKQTATAAPATAAHSGSPRPNVEEGGRNKDSADV, encoded by the coding sequence ATGGACATCTCGTTGACCCTGTGGCTGCTGACCGTCCTCGGTCTGACGGCCCTGATCGCGATCGACTTCTTCATCGGTCGCAAACCCCATGAGGTCTCGGTCAGGGAGGCCGGAGTCTGGACGGTCGTCTGGCTCGCCCTGGCCGGCGTGTTCGGCCTCGGCCTGATGGTGTTCGGCAGCGGCAAGGCCGGCGGCGAGTTCTTCGCCGGATACGTCACGGAGAAGTCGCTCAGTGTCGACAACCTCTTCGTGTTCATCGTGATCATGGCGAAGTTCGCGGTGCCGCTCCGGCTCCAGCAGCGTGTGCTGCTGTTCGGTGTGCTGATCGCGCTGGTACTGCGCGCCGGGTTCATCGCGGCGGGTGCCGCCGTCCTCGCGAGCTTCTCGTGGGTGTTCTTCCTGTTCGGCGCGTTCCTCATCTACACGGCCTGGAAGCTGATCCAGGAGGCGCGTTCGGACCACGACGGCGATGAGGAGTGGGAGGAGAACCGTCTCCTCAAGTCCATCGAGCGCCGCTTCGGCGTGGCGGACAAGTACCACGACACGAAGCTGTTCATCCGGCGAGGCGGCAAGCGCGTCCTCACGCCGCTGATGGTGGTCATGCTCGCCATCGGCACCACGGACGTGATGTTCGCGCTCGACTCGATCCCCGCGATCTTCGGCCTCACCCAGGACCCGTACATCGTCTTCACGGCCAACGCGTTCGCGCTGATGGGCCTGCGGCAGCTGTACTTCCTGATCGGCGGGCTGATGAAGAAGCTGGTCCACCTCAGTTACGGCCTGTCGGTGATCCTGGGCTTCATCGGCGTGAAGCTCGTCCTGCACGCGCTGCACGAACTGGGGGTGCACGTCCCCGAGATCGGCATCACCCTCTCGCTGTCGGTGATCGGCGGGGTGCTGCTCATCACGACCGTCACCAGCCTGATCGCCACCCGCAAGCAGACCGCGACGGCCGCACCGGCCACGGCCGCGCACTCCGGTTCCCCCCGCCCGAACGTGGAAGAGGGCGGCAGGAACAAGGACAGCGCGGACGTCTGA
- a CDS encoding tyrosine-type recombinase/integrase, with amino-acid sequence MILHSFSPTGWKNWGLLSRPLIRDGMPVLIDEDLRFEDENGPRPTVAMNRWLQELPVTGAPSPNTWRTYAQQLKSWSEFLTEHSVDVFADQFRLRGALSAYAEHRLSGPLEARLEGTSWNLAVKTIAAFYEWSVGNGYCTDVPFSYAEGSYRRPDGVRVQSARNLATVRGAKRHATRKYLERPYAELLMNALAGNYPDGEPDRSFRGRETGRNAAGVALALSTGLRLRELSHLTVWELPPLPRQHTPVPIPLLLAPPTAKGSKGRQTWITYEALAGVHDYVSLERAASTDASRWLPGDPLYVEEPTFAGARINGTYRRWHVLTPAERRRLVAPGGGSALLAVQSDGSPFVDWATVLRRTSARVRDRFDPAFPHVSPHMTRHTFAMTTLERLVRGYYQRAAQLVVDTDGDNAMALYLTKADPLLVLRDLMGHASVTTTQAYLHLLDTQRIFREAYEETSPTPCEQIEAATEFQDSDAR; translated from the coding sequence GTGATCCTGCACTCCTTCTCCCCCACTGGCTGGAAGAACTGGGGCCTTCTATCGCGCCCCCTCATCCGAGACGGGATGCCCGTCCTCATCGATGAAGACCTCCGCTTCGAAGACGAGAACGGCCCTCGACCCACTGTGGCGATGAACCGGTGGCTCCAGGAGTTACCCGTCACCGGAGCCCCCAGCCCGAACACTTGGCGGACCTATGCCCAGCAGCTCAAGTCTTGGTCCGAGTTCCTGACCGAGCACAGCGTCGACGTGTTCGCCGACCAGTTCCGGCTCCGTGGTGCACTGTCCGCCTACGCCGAACACCGGCTGTCGGGGCCCTTGGAGGCTCGGCTGGAGGGGACGAGCTGGAACTTGGCGGTCAAGACGATCGCCGCCTTCTACGAGTGGTCCGTGGGTAACGGGTACTGCACCGATGTTCCGTTCAGCTACGCCGAAGGCTCGTACCGGCGGCCCGATGGCGTGCGAGTGCAGTCGGCACGCAATCTGGCGACTGTACGAGGCGCCAAGCGCCACGCCACCCGCAAGTACCTGGAGCGCCCCTACGCCGAGCTGCTGATGAACGCCTTGGCCGGCAACTATCCCGATGGTGAGCCAGACCGCAGCTTCCGGGGCCGGGAAACCGGTCGGAACGCGGCTGGAGTCGCCCTGGCTCTCTCTACGGGACTACGGCTGCGCGAGCTGTCCCACCTGACCGTGTGGGAGCTCCCACCGCTACCCCGGCAACACACCCCTGTACCGATCCCTCTGCTACTCGCTCCGCCTACGGCAAAGGGCAGCAAGGGACGGCAGACGTGGATCACCTACGAGGCTTTGGCCGGTGTCCACGACTATGTGTCGCTGGAGCGCGCCGCCTCCACTGATGCCTCCCGCTGGCTGCCCGGAGATCCTCTGTACGTCGAAGAGCCCACTTTTGCGGGTGCCCGCATCAACGGCACGTACCGGCGGTGGCACGTCCTCACCCCCGCCGAACGACGCCGTCTCGTCGCCCCCGGCGGAGGTAGCGCCTTGCTCGCCGTGCAGTCGGACGGCTCCCCCTTCGTGGACTGGGCCACTGTGTTGCGACGCACCTCAGCCCGCGTCCGCGACCGGTTCGATCCTGCGTTCCCGCACGTCTCCCCCCACATGACCCGGCACACCTTTGCCATGACCACCCTGGAGCGGCTGGTACGGGGCTACTACCAGCGGGCCGCTCAGCTCGTGGTGGACACCGACGGCGACAACGCCATGGCCCTCTACCTCACCAAGGCCGATCCACTGCTGGTTCTGCGGGACCTGATGGGACACGCCAGCGTCACCACCACTCAGGCATACCTCCACTTGCTGGACACGCAACGGATCTTCCGCGAGGCATACGAGGAAACCTCCCCCACCCCGTGCGAACAGATCGAGGCCGCCACCGAATTCCAGGACAGCGATGCCCGCTGA
- a CDS encoding pyridoxal phosphate-dependent aminotransferase, whose protein sequence is MEFRQSSKLSNVLYEIRGPVIAQADALEEAGHSVLRLNTGNPALFGFEAPEEIVQDMIRMLPQAHGYTDSRGILSARRAVAQRYQALGLDVGVDDVFLGNGVSELVSMAVQALLDDGDEVLIPAPDFPLWTAVTSLAGGRPVHYVCDESSAWNPDLADMESKITDRTKAVVIINPNNPTGAVYPREIVEGILDLARRHQLMVFADEIYDQIVYDDAVHHCAAALAPDLVVLTFSGLSKTYRVAGFRSGWLVVTGPKQHARNYLEGLTVLASMRLCPNAPAQYAIQAALGGRQSIRELTAPGGRLHEQRDRAWEKLNEIPGVSCVKPKGALYAFPKLDPKVHPIVDDEKFVLDLLLREKIQVVQGTGFNWPRPDHFRILTLPYADDLDAAISRIGRFLSGYRQ, encoded by the coding sequence ATGGAGTTCCGGCAGTCGAGCAAGCTCAGCAACGTCCTGTACGAGATCCGCGGGCCGGTGATCGCGCAGGCCGACGCGCTGGAGGAGGCGGGCCACAGCGTCCTGCGGCTGAACACCGGCAATCCCGCCCTCTTCGGCTTCGAGGCGCCGGAGGAGATCGTCCAGGACATGATCCGGATGCTGCCGCAGGCCCACGGCTACACCGACTCGCGGGGCATCCTCTCCGCGCGCCGCGCGGTCGCCCAGCGCTACCAGGCGCTCGGCCTGGATGTCGGCGTGGACGACGTGTTCCTCGGCAACGGTGTGTCGGAACTCGTCTCGATGGCCGTACAGGCACTGCTCGACGACGGCGACGAAGTCCTCATCCCCGCGCCCGACTTCCCGCTGTGGACGGCGGTCACCTCGCTCGCGGGCGGCCGTCCCGTGCACTACGTCTGCGACGAGTCCTCCGCATGGAACCCGGACCTCGCGGACATGGAGTCGAAGATCACCGACCGCACGAAGGCCGTCGTGATCATCAACCCCAACAACCCCACGGGCGCCGTCTATCCGCGCGAGATCGTGGAGGGCATCCTCGACCTCGCCCGGCGCCACCAGCTGATGGTGTTCGCCGACGAGATCTACGACCAGATCGTCTACGACGACGCGGTGCACCACTGTGCCGCCGCGCTCGCGCCCGACCTGGTCGTCCTGACCTTCAGCGGCCTGTCGAAGACGTACCGGGTGGCCGGGTTCCGCTCCGGCTGGCTCGTCGTGACCGGGCCCAAGCAGCACGCCCGCAACTACCTCGAAGGCCTCACCGTCCTCGCGTCGATGCGGCTGTGTCCCAACGCGCCCGCGCAGTACGCCATCCAGGCCGCGCTGGGCGGCCGCCAGTCCATCCGCGAACTGACCGCGCCCGGCGGCAGGTTGCACGAGCAGCGCGACCGCGCCTGGGAGAAGCTGAACGAGATCCCCGGCGTATCCTGCGTCAAACCGAAGGGCGCGCTGTACGCGTTCCCGAAGCTCGACCCGAAGGTCCATCCGATCGTGGACGACGAGAAGTTCGTCCTCGACCTGCTGTTGCGGGAGAAGATCCAGGTCGTCCAGGGCACCGGCTTCAACTGGCCCCGCCCCGACCACTTCCGCATCCTCACCCTGCCGTACGCGGACGACCTGGACGCGGCGATCAGCCGTATCGGCCGGTTCCTGAGCGGGTACCGCCAGTAG